One Chanodichthys erythropterus isolate Z2021 chromosome 22, ASM2448905v1, whole genome shotgun sequence DNA window includes the following coding sequences:
- the si:dkey-22f5.9 gene encoding liver-expressed antimicrobial peptide 2-like: protein MNLHHFHLAKFGFCTLILLVLMYQVSTVPLATSEVRSDLQSSHILHRKIRMSPLWRIMGFKPYGAYCHDNIECTTGLCRNGHCSFNEPVHS, encoded by the exons ATGAATCTGCATCACTTTCACCTGGCAAAATTTGGATTCTGCACACTGATCTTGCTAGTTCTGATGTATCAG GTATCTACTGTGCCATTAGCGACTTCTGAGGTGCGATCGGATCTTCAGTCATCACATATACTGCACCGCAAGATACGAATGTCCCCTTTGTGGCGAATCATGGGGTTCAAACCATATGGAGCATACTGCCATGACAACATAGAGTGCACTACAGGATTATGCAG GAATGGTCATTGTTCTTTTAATGAGCCTGTTCATTCATAG